The Malus domestica chromosome 08, GDT2T_hap1 genomic interval atcaAATGGTAGCTTATAATATTTTGTTTCAATCGAATCGAATAAGCGAGTGGTGAAATTTGCTGGAATTTTCTCTCCCTTCTCATGTTCTTTCTGCttgatattttttgttgttgttataatTAGGGTTCATTGTTCAATAAAAGGAAAGAAGAGTTTTCATCTGGAAGTTGCAGATCTCATCAGCAAAGAAGGAGATggatttttcatgtttttgtttttctatttttattttttttaacccgGATATTTCAAAGTTTGATTGTTATTTGATATATCTTTTTAACTTAAAGTAGTGTTTTCCTTATTAGCTATAATCCACATCATGATCAAGTCATTTAATGTTTAAAAGTCTCCAAATTCCTCTTAATCAAGACCGTTAGATGTTATAAGATCTAAATGCTACAAAGGAGTGTAAAATTTTTTGTCCCTTGATcctaaggcctcgtttggcagctcggactgtactgactatttcagtcgGATAGGATAATCTGTCACCGGACTAtactgactaaattaatcgggtgtttggtgcagtatcgtaCTAATGATCGTATTATTTATAATCTGTTTGTTACCGTATCGGATAAGAGATTGGATTGtattatttttaccaaaaaaagtgatgactaatgaaaaaaaggaaattttttttataaaaattcacAACAACCAAATGcatcaaattaaataaaaataatcttAATATTGCATTTTCTATTTGTCctttatttaaatcaaattataaaaaaaaatatatccttTCTTCCCCAGATCTTCTCCACTGCACAGGATTCCCCAGGATTCACCACACCAAATGGGATGGACAATAGAATCAACATAGACCCTATACCCAATAGCATGAGACTTCTTCCCAAATGTTCTATGCATGTGAGATTGCTCCCTAATCTCTCGCATTTCTTTCCATGAGGAGTCAACCCAATTCCAACGGTGCTGCGGCGATGTTAGGCAGTAGGTGAATGCAGGCGGTGCTCCAACGACGTGGGTTTCAGTTGGATCTAGTTCAAATCCAGGATCGATGGCACGCGAACCCGTGCGGGTCCCGCGACGAGGAACTACAGAGGAGGGCGATGGCCGCAACGAGGAACTGAAGAGAAGGGCGAATGGTATGGAGtgcaaaaggaagaagaagaagaacctgGGATTGACGATGGCAATGGAAGTGAGTTTGCAGAACGATGCGAGAGAGCCAGTTCGATAGAGCGAGGACACCGACCCGACTAACTAATACATAGGTTTCTGGAAGGATAAATAAGCGGGCATACACCGGATAAAAGATGTGGGCCCAGTTTAAGTTATACGAGTACTATTTAGTATATAGTTGCACCAAACACCCGGCTCCGTATAAGTATCCTATCTGATTTCTTATACGGGCTGTCAAACAAGGCCTAAGTGTCATATGTGAATGAATATTTGTGTATGAAAATTTGAAGTACCAACAACCAGCTAATTAAAACTATTAATTATAAGGATTTCAGAAGGAATACGTTATATCTAACGTATTAGAACCCATCAATCGACTTTTGAGACATGATGAGAGTCATTCTGAACAATTAAAATTCCTACTTCTgctaaaaaaataattgaaaaatgaACCAATAATAATAGGGGTGGTAAATTTCttacttctcatttttcttcttattcaCTTCTTTTATTTATGTATATCCACTGTTTCTCTTTTTTAATTAGGTAACTCTGCAGATTATAAAGAATGATCGCGAAGGGACAAAGGGGAAGTGCAAAAATCATTTCACAAATCAAAAACCTCTTCTCACCCGTTGGTGTTGACATCAACTCTGTGTGTATGTTTCTTTCTCTATCCCTTTTAGGTCATTTCTCTCAAGTCATGTCTATTTGATTTGACTTGTAAACACGAAAAATACCAAGATAGAGAGGAAAGCGAACAAAAGAAGATCAACACGGAATAAGAAGACTAGGCAGTCGAGAAGGGGGATGTCGTTGTTGGTAATGCATGCATGCAAGTtattgatcttcaatttatCGAAAATATTTTGGTATCTAAAAGAAGATGAACAAACAATGCATGCAAGTtattgatcttcaatttattgaaaatattTTGGTGTCTAAAAGAAGATGAACAAACAATACGATAGACTACCCGAAACTACTAAAAGATTGCACAAATAGTAAATTATGTCCATCCTTCAATAGAAACACTCGTGTTGAAGTGAAGAGTGTAAAGTTCCACTCCAAAAATCTAGCGAAATTGAATTATTGATTTTTCGTATAAAGCTCTACACCTATCGAACTACACATgtgattaaatttaaaataaatattaatgtTGATTAGTAGCGAGTCGTTAGATTCACTTTGAAATCTTAACAACTTGGAGACATAATGTTTAGGATTTTGTATGTTGAGGTATTCATTTATCGTCGGCAACTTTCTTAAATTCGGACAAAAGGCCAATTCTAACTATTGTCCTAACCTTTCTTGATGTGTCCAAATTTTAGTCAACGCACTTGATTATATGTACCTACTTTTGGTGAAGGTTTGAAACATAgaagaaattatttattttgtcgGGAACATGGTCCAGTTCACTAAGTTTACAATATCAGTGATTAgatatttgaaagaaaaaaaaaatctaatcaattgtattatgacatttGATGTGCCAAACATCTTGCAAACTTGATCTAAAACATGAACTCAAAGAGAAGCCAACTTGTCCCATTACATCACCATTTGTTTGCACATTCGTTTCCTTGTGACGAAGAAGCTTTCACATCACTTCACCGAGTCGTCCATATCCATGCTGCCTAACTAATCATAATttccaattttgttttcatacccaaaaataattaagttGGACCAACATTTTGAGAAAATTGGGtgtaagttttttgtttttgttttttttttttggtggtttATCTGTTTGCACCAATGGGTTCATGGGTGATGGGTGGTTCGAAACTGACTAGGTCTTGCTGGAGTCATCCGGGGGTGTGAAGATATAGACCGTCTACTTTGCTATTTCTACCCAACCACTCTTTAAACATTGGGGTCAAATGACACTCTGAtaagaatttttttaatgtgctaGGAATATAAGTACATACGCAATATGTCATTATATGAGTATAtgaacacttaaaaaaaaaaaaattcttttactTGGATAATAACACATGACGTTACACGCCACGTCTTGGACACCATTACAAATTCTCTCCACTTTTGGCACCCAATTTTGACCACATAAAAGCTCCAGCTTATAAGATCATAATTAACTTGTGTTTTATTCTGTTTTCGACAAGTTGATCTGTATTAGTAGATGTTAATCATGATTAGTAGGTTAATTAGTTGACTTTGGTTACTCCTCTAAGCTTCCCATCAACTTTGCACACACAAATTACATCCTTCAATTGTCAAATGCTTAATCAAATTTGATGTGCgggggtaaaaaaaaaaaaaaattggttaaaGCAgtgaaatatttttaaattttgggcaGGCGACCATCTAATTTTCCGATATTATTTTATGTTGCAATAGTTTCAGATACAAAGTCAACTTATTTTTATtgacaaataaacaaaatggtgttttttttaacaaacgatattatctatattaacgGAGAGGGTGtgagcttagtctcacaatgatctagcaataatgtgattcaaatttgcctttgaatcaaacctaagacctctcacttacaagtataGAGGAATGCTACTAGattgtaatactaagtgacataaaaaaaatggtGTTACATCttaagtaattgaaaaatcagttttttaaTATGCAAACCAACAATTTTCATTATTGAAATATATTGGTTAGATTAATTCCATGTATTGACCATATTTTTTTGGTCGTGCTgtcacacactcatttttacttctcagaCATCCTTCTCAATTTTTAAACGTCCGATTGGTTGAATTGAAGGAGATCATTGTCCAATCCCAAATGCCCCCAAAATGAAATGGGAACCAATTTTCACACATCCTTTTGAGCTTATCATACACCCCTGTTATTTAAAATCATTGAGGGAATAAATCAAACGAAGCACCGTTGAAAGTATGTGATGCTAAAAAGAATGTGTATCTATCGTTTtctaaggaaaaaaagaaaagaaaaaataattagttgGGTGGAGACTTTGGTAAACGGTAAACCCAACAGGCTAACGCAACAATTAGAAGGCTTTCACAACCACAGCCCATGGACTGAGTTAATTGGTCTCTGGAAACTCCAAGACTGGGCTCTGACTACAAGTGATGCTCTTAACatgaaaaattacaaataaaagcccaaaaggAAAAACTAGCCTAAGAATATTAACGGGGAATGAACAAGATAGGTTGCAATATTATTTAGATACAAGAAATATTGGGAGAGTAGAAATGAATTCGGAACATCGAGTGTAAGAATGAATGATCTTAAGCCGCTAAGCTACAAGTCCCCCGCAATGAAATTGTGTTCTTTCTTCCTATTATTAGTTTCATTGGAATGAATTTTGTATATGAAGAACAAATAAGCGCAATTCAGTACTAATCATATCATCTTCTCTATAGCTCCATTCAATCTTGTGAGGACTTGCTTCACATATAGTGGAGTTGCCAGTCAGTAGATTTGTGTTTAcgagaaaaaaaatatggtgaTGGATAACCTTACTCATAATCTCTTGTTATCATGTATAACTTAGATAGATCGATCTAATTACTTATTGTATCAATATTTCACTTGTCTTTGTTCTTCttatacaaaatgaaattaggGAAATGAGAAAACCTTAGAATTTCAAGTGCATAACCACGAGTTACAAATTTTTCTCGCAATTTATTACTCTCAATCATGTCGACATATTTCTGTTAACCAATCATATTCCTCAAAATGAAACACAATCATATTTTGGAACAAGGAGagtatatttttaaaagtgaaaaggaaaaaagtgGATATTAGAAGTCGAGTACAATTGCAGAATTAAAGCAAAGATTCCAAcccaaagaagaaaaattgtAAAGCACAAGAACaatggaagaagaaaaggaggaggaggaggaggattggGCCATTGCCAATTGACAAAAGAAGGCTACGTCATCACGTCACATTCACGTGGAGATTCTTATCCTTCCAAAACTAGTTTCGCTCCAAATGGACTAATGTCACAGGTATTGGACCACGTGTCGCCATCTCCATGCTTATTGCTAAATTACCTCCCTCTCTTGACCCCGCCTACGGGGCAAGGGCGTGGCGAAGCTTCCGAGCCAGCAAACCCGGGGCGCTCAGATGGGGCAAGTGCCCTTCCGTCTCCAGAATCACCACTGTGTTCCGACCGCCCAGGTGGTCCCTCAGGTAGTTCGCCACCGACGCCGGCACGGACACGTCCTTCGCCGTCTGGATTATCCAGCACGGCACTCGGACCAGCCCCAAAACCCCCCTCAAATCGCTGTTGAAGACGGCCCGAGACACGAAAAGCGAGATGTCGGGTCGCATGTTGAACAGGGTGCGGCTGAATTCTCGGACCGCTGTCGGGACGTCGGCCCCAACGGCCAGAGGCGCGAAGCCGTGGACCCATGCCTCGTAATTGGCCTCCATTGCCGAAAACACCTTCTCAATCTCCTCCTGCTCGAATCCTCCATGGTAATCTCGATCGTTCagaaacctaaataaaaaaaattaaacagttGGGTTCTTCAGTTCGGATGAAACATCCAATTGGGTAATAAACAATTTGAAGAAATttctagcttttgagaaaatgtGCGAATTTTAATTTTACCTCGGGGAAGCGCCGATGAGTACGAGCTTGGAGAAGAGTTCGGGGCGGCGGATGGAGGCGAGGATGCCGATCATGGCGGAGACGGAGTGGCCAACATAGGCGCAGCGGTTGACGCCGAGGGCGTCGAGAATGTTGAGGAGGTCGTCAACGTAGGCGTCGAGGGTGGTGTAGCGGCGGAAGTCGAAGTAGTCCGGGTTGACGCTGCCGGCGCAGACGAGGTCGTAGAGAATGACGCGGTAGTATGGCGTGAAGTACTGGAGAATGCGCTGCCAGGCGGACTGGTCGGTGCCAAAGCCGTGGGCGAAGACGACGTACTTATCGCCGGAGCCAACGACGCGGACGTTGAGAGCGTTGAGGATGGTGGTGCTGACCATGTTTGACTGTTAATTTTTGGGGGAGGATTGAAGTCAATGGGAATTAGGTGGAGAGTGGCGAGTGGATTGTGGAGGAGTGTTGTGGTATTTATATTGGTAAGGGAGTATCAAAATCTTTGTTTGGAGGGAAGACGATTGGCAGCATTTTGTTGGTTTGGGTGAGAATTGTGATGGAGATTGTGAcaggtttgtttttttttgtgttgtgGAGCTTTGCGTTTTATGCAGGAGTGACTGGTGAACATAGGACAAAAGATTTCTATCATGTGTGATAAGGCTTGGAGTGTGATGGTTCTCTCACTTAGTTGGCATTATAAAGAGGTGGCTCGTGTGATTTAGATGAGAGAAATGGGTTAAGGTGGCTTGGCTATAGAGATTTCGGTTAGAAGATGTGATCATGAGACGGAAGCTCAAGTCAAATGGAATAGAGGAAAACCTAAGAATACTTGGAGTTAACGGAAGATTTGACACATAACAGAGTGCAGTGGCGTTCTATGATTTATATAGCAAACTCTACTTAGTGGGCTAAagtttggttgttgttgttgtttgtttgtaatGAATATTCTTAAGTCAAGACGAACGAATCATGTGGTGGTATCGTTGGAAGTCTCAAAAACACGAAAAACCTCACTCTTTCAACTTTACGGTCTCTCACTCTTTTGTGggttggggtgtgatatccacacatccttttttacttttcacacaccccttctaattttcggctgtcggatcagatgaaatgaagaagattaacggacagaaattaagaaaggatgtgtgagaagtaaaaattggtatgtggatagcacaccccttgtgggtttaattataattaaatggCACATGGTCCATTCATTTTGACTTAAAAATTTCATGTAGCACAAGTGAAATACAAAACATCAAACCTGAAATGAAAAAACATAAATGTATGGCAAATTTGAAAATCACATTGTCATGAGCAGAAACGAGAATATATAATTATGTGCGTATCTCACTCTTCAAAAGATGAAGATATACAATAATGTGAATTCTATAACGTAAACACCAAATTACACTAATATTGATTTTGAGTAGAGAAAAAAAGGTAATTACCACCTAAGTTGTATGTTTAGCATGGTATTTTGTGGATAATTTCTCACAAATATATGTGTGTAGTTcaacaaaaaccaaaagccaACTTTAATCATGAATGATATGACTCCTGATCATGTAGCAAAGGCATGCTTGTCTCTGGATAACACTTTGACATGTACCAGACCTCAAGCAACTAATCCAATTGGTAGTATTAGTTTATTCTAATTGGGGATTATCCTCATGGTGAACTTCTGATTAGAACTTGAGTTATTGGGTAATGGTATGTTTCATATGGATATTGTTGGTCAAAAGCAAACGTGAAGTTAGctaaaatgatgaaaacacaAATCTCAGTCGCTGAAATAATTACTTTttgaaattttgtcaaaatgtcaTCAAAATCTAATTGATAACCTCATTAATATTCGATCAATATGCCGTTGttatttaattttgattattttaacAAATCCTCACTTCGGCCAATTTTCCAAAGTACATCGCTTACCTATATCACTAGCATTTTTCCATGTGGTCCAGCTTCCTGGTAGCAAAAGGTGTGAGAAAAATATGTCACAACTTGCAGAAAGAAACTTCATATGTTTTTACAGGCTTTATGGCATTGGCATATACGGCGACATCCTGATAGAGATGGCATTTTGCTCTCGAAACACAAACCTAAATTTCAGAAAagatcaataaaaaaatatagggTCGTTTGACAATTATACCGCAGTGCTATGGTAAAAAAAATCCATGTTTATGAACCATGATACGAGTTTTTTCCACCAATGTTCCTCTTCCTAACAAGTAACAATTTAAACCGCTAGCGTCATTGGCGAAGGCAGCATAGGTCATTGGTTATACGTGACCTCAACAACTTAAAAAACTCCATGTATATTTGTGTATTGTATTTAACCACATGAACAGTAAGGACAAACTAATTTACAAAAATTCTCATCCtacttcttctattttttttttatcatccttgtctttcctttctttcttcttgtgtGCAGCTCTATTGTGCACACTAAATACTTGATAAAATGCCTCAGTTGACAAACATTGTCAGTCTTCAACATTACTCCATAGTTGTCTGATTGCCACCTTCAACAAttattgaagttgttggcatgtTACCAAAAATTGACAAGTCTACCATGTGCTCAACAAAATGCTCcaataaagttctttttttgttaaaatcgTGACACCATTATTAAAAAATCATGACTCCGCCACAAACTAGATAGcatttgtgacagcccgtcccaagAAACAATtatcgttgatgtgaaaagactaaaatgcccttgGGCGTTGAGATGTGTTGTGTGTGACATGCTATTGGAAGTGGACTAATATGTTaaattcctaagtttttgggacCAATTGGGACTAAAGGAAATTAGTGGTGATTGGTTGGTTGTTTgtaaaccacacacacacaaaagtaccactttctctctcaccctcccatactctctctctcagactcacacactctctctcttctctcttgtaCAGACGAGACCCAAAACCCTTGTAAACGTGATGGATCGAAGTGGAAAAGGGAACCATTGTGTTCATGAAGCTCAGACaagttgaatggtaccattttcaggtaagaactcCTTTGAAAACTCGTGAAATCTGAACCCCGATTTGAGGTACTATTCATGCTCACGTAAAATATTGATTTTTAGGGAATTCTAAGGACATAGgaagctttaggaggtcctaaggaagcttgGAGTGGTTCGTTGGATGAAATTGGACATCGGGATCGTGAGTTTCAAGCTTAGCTGGATTTTGTGGAATTTCTCCGGCGAGATTCCATGACTTTTAGAGCTTCAAATTGGTAAGGAAATGCTCTTCAagttgtaagcttcattttggtgcaAATTTCGTAggaaatggatgaaaaatgagtgagataTAGCAATTTGAAAAATTCCCAGTCTTCTGGCGACGGCGACGGTCGCCGGAGTCTAAGGTTGAagacgacggaatattccgtcaattctgacgaaatattctgacgccgtcaGTTAAGTTTAACGaaatctgttaggatttaatagaatattccctaactgccgttaCTGTTTCCGTTAGGGCTCCATGCGCGTGGCCGCGTGTCTTGCCGTGCACTCGCCGGCGCGTGGCGGAACATGAGtggatgaaaaattattttaaaattatggGGAAGATCCTGagattgtgtaggtcactgtggtatattcatatacccaatttgagcaatgaATGACAAGTTATTATATAGTTTAGTATATGTGCTTAAATAACGTTATTTCAGTACTTCTCCTATAGGCGAGACCTATCCGGAGGACAAGCGTAGCCAGGCTAGGCATAAGGGTTACGACCTAGCTGcatatctgtgagtgggcagttattttcagtatatatatatatatatatacttgacgtttttcccagaaaacgtatttaaaggaaatgtgattttaatgccatgtcatatatgcctcatattttagtatatgcattatcaTAATTATGCTTAtcgttgcatggtgctgtggcgTCCTAGGTAAGCTACATGTGAGTACATTATGCTGATAATGGTTATTAGATATGATGATGAGGATGTTGAGATGTATATTAGAGCTCATAatctgcaccccggtgttagtgcttccgcccagagttaggggcgtagtccttcacgtgatgttcatctcccgcaccacacgctcatcttggatccaagttaggtgcacagtcctgtcgaatagaccactataggtggttccgactcgtaggtgacctgcgatttatcgcacagttttcacgtgatcgtagcactagagcgtactATTattttacacccagtcttgtcggtCAGACCACgtgaggtggttccgactcgtgtgcagttaTGTATAtacatgatgagatatgtgacgTATATACatgatgatttatatgatgagatatgagaTTGATGTTGTGATTGAGATGAGCTCTAGATTCTGCCGTATAGATCACGTCATGTGACTTCGGCTAGTAGATGGTTATTGTGAATTGCATCACCTAGCTTACTTTTGGTATTTTTATGCTATTGGGCATGGCATATATTTATACAAATATGAATCTTGATTTATTGagcatgatttgagatatatacatatttatgtattctattttctgggaaagtatctgtatacttgttttacggcgaggggttagtatattcaaaggaaaataaggttttcgtGTAAttgtgttttactgacccactcaactttgtttttcgcccctccaggtcttAGGTAGCTGAATTTGGTGGTCACGAgtaatccaacggtgttctgacagaatctgaaaaagtaggattcaccttcgggtgttgtatcttagtaattgtctTATTTGACTGCAACTAGACTTTCTTATTGCTCTGAAAGTGTATTTATACACTTAGACTCTCACTAGCATCCTATCTTAACTGAGATTGCTAGTTgcttggttttaaattgttcGTATTTCCTTactctttatcgcttccgcttTGCGCACAaggctacgtcacgctcacgtgacggccaacacgtcTCGACttcggttggggtgtgtcagcattattgtttgttaaaaaaaaaaaaaaaaaatcaagtgaTATATTAATCCATACGTAACAGAAAGGCTCTAAAGTTGTTCCAACATAGAGACTTGCCTGGCAAGCATTAATTACCCAAGTTATAGGATAAGTACTGGGAATGACAGAGTCGTGGGTACTTCTACGGAGCTCAATATCTAATTAACAAGCTTAATCATGTGCCGATCGAAGTCTTCGTCGTGTGCCACATGGCGCTTCTTTTACCCTAGATCTATTGAATGCATGCCCTAGCATGGTACAATTGCTGACAGTTGAAGTGACGTACGGACACCATGCATGATAACGATGCATTGGTGGAGGACTCCCAGGTGTGAAACACATTAGCTAAATTCTGGATTAGATTGAAGGGAAGATGTGCACATGAGACGGGCCTGTCCGGACTGAAGTGTTGGAACTAGCCAGGCAAGTATCACGCCTTGAGAATGACTTATGCATCGA includes:
- the LOC103426434 gene encoding strigolactone esterase RMS3-like → MVSTTILNALNVRVVGSGDKYVVFAHGFGTDQSAWQRILQYFTPYYRVILYDLVCAGSVNPDYFDFRRYTTLDAYVDDLLNILDALGVNRCAYVGHSVSAMIGILASIRRPELFSKLVLIGASPRFLNDRDYHGGFEQEEIEKVFSAMEANYEAWVHGFAPLAVGADVPTAVREFSRTLFNMRPDISLFVSRAVFNSDLRGVLGLVRVPCWIIQTAKDVSVPASVANYLRDHLGGRNTVVILETEGHLPHLSAPGLLARKLRHALAP